Proteins encoded by one window of Gopherus evgoodei ecotype Sinaloan lineage unplaced genomic scaffold, rGopEvg1_v1.p scaffold_32_arrow_ctg1, whole genome shotgun sequence:
- the CUNH6orf136 gene encoding uncharacterized protein C6orf136 homolog isoform X1 → MYQRSRAVAGRLGPAARCWGPRCRWGESPRCCYRARQQDLVSCWEKAPQALGPPMALKFHLSLVEQQVEAARTLLLPPPGANLVGGTFLSSSEQKLSLHELLQGLEQGCPRQPTALSPLENMEASVITVDGQQEDDITVREGTGLDSASLDSLYSLFYGKPCWMPFQATAGTGTSATSGLPGNHDPSMEEHLAVMYKKLQHELPNFFLKIPDYGIYSQDVEFVNEILHMRTRGRAMYQLALALCRLVAWNYFANMRLEVLKLTQHPENWSIQARWRIVGLPFHVLMLRFYKRDKRELYRTYDAYSTFFLDSRGLIRCHRIDKLMPSQPPVVKVKKLLVATLVGLGLSEHRTSLQLLLSALAGKQQGVPVGYRDS, encoded by the exons ATGTACCAGCGGAGCCGGGCCGTGGCCGGGCGCCTGGGCCCCGCCGCCCGCTGCTGGGGGCCGCGCTGCCGCTGGGGCGAGTCCCCGCGCTGCTGCTACCGGGCGCGGCAGCAA GACCTGGTCTCCTGCTGGGAGAAGGCCCCCCAGGCACTGGGCCCACCCATGGCCCTGAAGTTCCACTTGTCACTGGTAGAGCAGCAGGTGGAAGCTGCCAGGACCCTCCTGTTGCCTCCGCCAGGGGCCAACCTGGTGGGTGGAACCTTCCTGAGTTCATCGGAGCAGAAGCTGAGCCTGCATGAGCTGCTGCAGGGTCTGGAGCAGGGGTGCCCCCGCCAGCCCACTGCCCTCTCCCCTCTGGAGAACATGGAGGCCTCTGTTATCACAGTGGATGGGCAGCAGGAGGACGATATCACTGTGCGGGAGGGCACCGGCCTGGACAGCGCCTCCCTGGACTCTCTGTACAGCCTGTTTTACGGCAAGCCCTGCTGGATGCCCTTCCAGGCCACTGCCGGTACAGGCACCAGTGCCACCTCTGGCTTGCCTGGGAACCACGACCCCAGCATGGAGGAGCACCTGGCTGTCATGTACaagaagctgcagcatgag TTGCCGAATTTCTTCCTGAAGATACCGGACTATGGGATCTACTCCCAGGATGTGGAGTTCGTCAACGAGATCCTGCACATGAGAACTCG GGGCCGAGCCATGTACCAGCTGGCACTGGCTCTGTGCCGCCTCGTGGCCTGGAACTACTTCGCCAACATGCGGCTGGAGGTGCTGAAGCTGACGCAGCACCCCGAGAACTGGAGCATCCAGGCCCGCTGGCGCATCGTAGGGCTCCCTTTCCATGTCCTCATGCTGCGTTTCTACAAGAGGGACAAGAGAGAGCTGTACAG GACCTATGATGCCTATTCCACTTTCTTTTTGGACTCCAGAGGATTGATCCGCTGTCACCGGATAGACAAG CTGATGCCATCCCAGCCGCCTGTGGTCAAGGTGAAGAagctgctggtggccactctggtTGGCCTGGGCCTGTCAGAGCACAGAAcctctctgcagctgctcttaTCTGCCCTGGCTGGCAAACAGCAGGGGGTGCCAGTGGGCTACAGGGACAGCTGA
- the CUNH6orf136 gene encoding uncharacterized protein C6orf136 homolog isoform X2 produces MHDLVSCWEKAPQALGPPMALKFHLSLVEQQVEAARTLLLPPPGANLVGGTFLSSSEQKLSLHELLQGLEQGCPRQPTALSPLENMEASVITVDGQQEDDITVREGTGLDSASLDSLYSLFYGKPCWMPFQATAGTGTSATSGLPGNHDPSMEEHLAVMYKKLQHELPNFFLKIPDYGIYSQDVEFVNEILHMRTRGRAMYQLALALCRLVAWNYFANMRLEVLKLTQHPENWSIQARWRIVGLPFHVLMLRFYKRDKRELYRTYDAYSTFFLDSRGLIRCHRIDKLMPSQPPVVKVKKLLVATLVGLGLSEHRTSLQLLLSALAGKQQGVPVGYRDS; encoded by the exons ATGCAT GACCTGGTCTCCTGCTGGGAGAAGGCCCCCCAGGCACTGGGCCCACCCATGGCCCTGAAGTTCCACTTGTCACTGGTAGAGCAGCAGGTGGAAGCTGCCAGGACCCTCCTGTTGCCTCCGCCAGGGGCCAACCTGGTGGGTGGAACCTTCCTGAGTTCATCGGAGCAGAAGCTGAGCCTGCATGAGCTGCTGCAGGGTCTGGAGCAGGGGTGCCCCCGCCAGCCCACTGCCCTCTCCCCTCTGGAGAACATGGAGGCCTCTGTTATCACAGTGGATGGGCAGCAGGAGGACGATATCACTGTGCGGGAGGGCACCGGCCTGGACAGCGCCTCCCTGGACTCTCTGTACAGCCTGTTTTACGGCAAGCCCTGCTGGATGCCCTTCCAGGCCACTGCCGGTACAGGCACCAGTGCCACCTCTGGCTTGCCTGGGAACCACGACCCCAGCATGGAGGAGCACCTGGCTGTCATGTACaagaagctgcagcatgag TTGCCGAATTTCTTCCTGAAGATACCGGACTATGGGATCTACTCCCAGGATGTGGAGTTCGTCAACGAGATCCTGCACATGAGAACTCG GGGCCGAGCCATGTACCAGCTGGCACTGGCTCTGTGCCGCCTCGTGGCCTGGAACTACTTCGCCAACATGCGGCTGGAGGTGCTGAAGCTGACGCAGCACCCCGAGAACTGGAGCATCCAGGCCCGCTGGCGCATCGTAGGGCTCCCTTTCCATGTCCTCATGCTGCGTTTCTACAAGAGGGACAAGAGAGAGCTGTACAG GACCTATGATGCCTATTCCACTTTCTTTTTGGACTCCAGAGGATTGATCCGCTGTCACCGGATAGACAAG CTGATGCCATCCCAGCCGCCTGTGGTCAAGGTGAAGAagctgctggtggccactctggtTGGCCTGGGCCTGTCAGAGCACAGAAcctctctgcagctgctcttaTCTGCCCTGGCTGGCAAACAGCAGGGGGTGCCAGTGGGCTACAGGGACAGCTGA
- the CUNH6orf136 gene encoding uncharacterized protein C6orf136 homolog isoform X3, giving the protein MALKFHLSLVEQQVEAARTLLLPPPGANLVGGTFLSSSEQKLSLHELLQGLEQGCPRQPTALSPLENMEASVITVDGQQEDDITVREGTGLDSASLDSLYSLFYGKPCWMPFQATAGTGTSATSGLPGNHDPSMEEHLAVMYKKLQHELPNFFLKIPDYGIYSQDVEFVNEILHMRTRGRAMYQLALALCRLVAWNYFANMRLEVLKLTQHPENWSIQARWRIVGLPFHVLMLRFYKRDKRELYRTYDAYSTFFLDSRGLIRCHRIDKLMPSQPPVVKVKKLLVATLVGLGLSEHRTSLQLLLSALAGKQQGVPVGYRDS; this is encoded by the exons ATGGCCCTGAAGTTCCACTTGTCACTGGTAGAGCAGCAGGTGGAAGCTGCCAGGACCCTCCTGTTGCCTCCGCCAGGGGCCAACCTGGTGGGTGGAACCTTCCTGAGTTCATCGGAGCAGAAGCTGAGCCTGCATGAGCTGCTGCAGGGTCTGGAGCAGGGGTGCCCCCGCCAGCCCACTGCCCTCTCCCCTCTGGAGAACATGGAGGCCTCTGTTATCACAGTGGATGGGCAGCAGGAGGACGATATCACTGTGCGGGAGGGCACCGGCCTGGACAGCGCCTCCCTGGACTCTCTGTACAGCCTGTTTTACGGCAAGCCCTGCTGGATGCCCTTCCAGGCCACTGCCGGTACAGGCACCAGTGCCACCTCTGGCTTGCCTGGGAACCACGACCCCAGCATGGAGGAGCACCTGGCTGTCATGTACaagaagctgcagcatgag TTGCCGAATTTCTTCCTGAAGATACCGGACTATGGGATCTACTCCCAGGATGTGGAGTTCGTCAACGAGATCCTGCACATGAGAACTCG GGGCCGAGCCATGTACCAGCTGGCACTGGCTCTGTGCCGCCTCGTGGCCTGGAACTACTTCGCCAACATGCGGCTGGAGGTGCTGAAGCTGACGCAGCACCCCGAGAACTGGAGCATCCAGGCCCGCTGGCGCATCGTAGGGCTCCCTTTCCATGTCCTCATGCTGCGTTTCTACAAGAGGGACAAGAGAGAGCTGTACAG GACCTATGATGCCTATTCCACTTTCTTTTTGGACTCCAGAGGATTGATCCGCTGTCACCGGATAGACAAG CTGATGCCATCCCAGCCGCCTGTGGTCAAGGTGAAGAagctgctggtggccactctggtTGGCCTGGGCCTGTCAGAGCACAGAAcctctctgcagctgctcttaTCTGCCCTGGCTGGCAAACAGCAGGGGGTGCCAGTGGGCTACAGGGACAGCTGA